A region of the Apium graveolens cultivar Ventura chromosome 6, ASM990537v1, whole genome shotgun sequence genome:
TAAGATAATAAATATGTACATCTAGTATAAGCAATATTCAGATGCACTGAAAATACAAAGACCACTTATCAACCATGGATTATGTACAGTAGTTGGGAGACTTCTATTGTGAGTGTCCTATAACTCCTGCAAATAACTCCAACCACAACCTTTGAACGCTGCTCCATGCAATAGAAAATCTCAGTAATATGGACTGTCGCTGGCAACAAAACATCACAAAGTGTAAATACAAGATTTGAAGCAAGAAGCAACATAATAATTAGTGTAGTTCAGTTCAATTCACAATTCAAATTCCTGCTAAATTTTCAAATGAATCAAATCGACTCAGCGTATTCTCCTCACCACGTCTCTATCTTGTTAGTGATTTGTACACTGTCTATCCTGCTGCAAATACGACTCTTCCCGTCTGCAGACGGTTGTACATCTATTTATTCTAGCTAAATCTCAAACACTTTAGAAATTCATTTCCTTACTATTCAAAGCCTAGGAGCTCAGAGATTTACAAACATTACGGGTTATCTAAATGTTTTATAGGTACCATGTCTAGCTACCAGTTAAATGTTTTTGCTTTATACATTTAGCTTATACCAATTACCAAGTGCCTACGCTGCCTATAAAAGAAAAACATGTTAGTAGAGGTTAATCCAATCCAAACGACGTTGCCTAATTTATATTTTGCTCTAATGCCACTATAACACAAGATGTCCAGACTGGAACAAGTGCTCTAAGTAGTTACAATTTTTTTATAACATATTTTCTTAcctaaaattatattaaaaaataccAACATTATATAACCACCTCAAAATTTTGATAACGGCATAGATTTAGACAAGTGTGCAAACGGACGTTTGTAACACAATATATTTTAAGCACAATGTATCTTGATTTAAAGATCATCATAGCTAAATGCAGTGAAACTACCTGCGTAGCATGTGAAATATCATTTGAAGAATGTCCTAGTTCTTCTGCATCTTCCCACTTCTTAGTAAAGCTCTTGTAGCCTCTGGTCCCGTATGCTGACAATAAGTTTTTGAATGACCCGAGAGGATTAATTTTGCTGTATAACACTCCCAACTTGTTCCTGTAAGGGTGGCTCTTATCATTAACATATTTAGCTTCCTGAACCCAATTTTCTTTTTCATCTTGTTCAGACACTTCGGAACCAATCTGCACAGTATGCTTAGAGGCCGCGTTTCTTAACATCAAATTATCTGATTGTTCAAATGCGCTCATATCCAAACTAATATACTCCCCAGGCTTCTGCTCAACAATCTCATTATTGAAACTAGACGACGAAGAGGGATCCAGAAACATTGTCATCACGCTTCGATCTTCTACATTATGGTGTGGTACATTCTGAACAGACTTTCCCCCTGAAAGAAACATTGCAAACCCATCTCTATCTTGTTCATCCAAGTCAACCCATTGGTTCCTCAACGAGGACGTATCTGACAAGCTATTACACACTTGTGTTATCTGTGCCACAATGGCTGCAATAAATTGCTTATGTCTAGAAATGGCAATTTGCTTCCTCTGAGACTTTTCCAATGTAGCTGCTGCCATTGCCACCTCTCTTTCAAAATCTTCAAGCTGTTAAAACAGTAACAAATCAGTATTCTAAAACAACGGAAACAAAGAAAAACACCAAAAGCAAAGCACGATATTCACCTGCCACTTTACTGTCTCGAGACTAGTTGCTAATTGACACTTGTGATTGTTTAAGGACGCAAGTAGTCTATGGTCAGGATTACGGGTTTCTTGAACAAGACTTTGCTCGTGCAACAAAACTCGATACACTGATTCCATCCTATAACAAAAAAGCAACAATTTAAAGTCATAGCATAAGCAAGAAGTTCAATATCTTCTCTTATGATGTACAAGAAAACACTCATATTCGATATACAAATCAACTATGAACTTCAAGAACCAACCTTTTCACTCGTAGCAATAAGCAAGAACTTGGCAGTCTATTATTAATTGCAATTTGTATAGTACAATGTAACAAGATAAGAGTTGTTGAAATTGAAGTTGAATTCGACAAGTTAATTAACAATACATACAGAAGAAGCAGACTACATATATAGTTATATACATATATGAAGGGGGAGGAGTGGACCTGTCAGCAGAGTCTTGAACAACTTCGGCTGCTGAAAAGAGCGGGTCGGATTTCCAATCTTGGTAACCCGGTGCTGAAGATGGCATCTTTCTTCCTCACCAATATTTGAtaaaattatagtaatatttataGACACATACATACACAGATGATGTGTGTATATCTATGACTTGGGCCTTTGACAGGGGATGCAGGTAGTTAGAGTTGAATCATGTACGTGCGTGTGCCGGAGCGCTACTATTCGgcttatttaaataattaaattactTATGCTTAATGATCCGATTCATTAATACAATTAATCACTAAAAGTTAACTCTACCGAATAATGTCCATTTTTGAATTTTAGAACACTTCCCAATAAACTTTTTTTATTAGCAGATCTTAAATTATGGTAAATGTTATTTGCAAAgcagttttttttttattttcggAGCAAAAGAGTGTGAAATTACTAAATTATTCGTACCTTAATCTTTTCAAGATATATTTATTGTGAATGTAAGAAGGTAGTTTTATATTTTCACTCTTTTTTTCTTTGAAACAAAATTactatataaataatatttttctaaatcaAATGTAATCACGATAAAGTTATGAAGAATGATTTAGTTAAATAATATTCCCtccatatttttttaatttttacatTTGACTTTTGTGTAGTCAATTTGACCAAAATTTATTGATATTTTAGAAATATTCTCTATGGTACCATTATAGAAATGACTTTTCTCGTTAATACCGTTAATACCGTCAATTTATTAGCTTCTATTCATGATAATTTATTAGCTTCTACTCATTAATAATTCACTTTGGATAACCTCATGTAAGTAAAATGTAATAGAATTGATTTCGGTTTGAAAAACAAATTGTATAGTTAAATTATTTGTGAAAAAGTACCTAAAATAGATACTTAAATAATGTAAAATGGAGTAAATATGAGTGAAATATTAATGATCAAAGTTTGATTATGAAACTTAAATATATATCACTCAATTTAACTCCCTTTTACATGATTCAAAAGTCTATTTCATGTATTTATTTGCAAAAATttcaaatataaaatttattttccAATCCGAAATCAATTCAATAATATTTTACTTAACACAGGATATTCCAAGTAAAAAATCAAATGTAGAGAGTTACCACGGATAAAAGTCATTAAATTGATGGTTCGGTGAGAAAAGTCAATTCTACAGTGGTATTATAGTGGTATTATAGAGAATATCTCAATATTTAATAattgaaaaaaaacaaaaattttatcattaaaaaatatatttatctactttaatatataattttcagttttttaaataatataaaaataagaTTTATATTTGGGTGTTTTGAAAAAATACCCAAgtctaaaaatatttttgcaaatatactgttattttttaaaaaaaattgcaaaagtactttttaatttgcaaaatactattttttaattttattttttttgcaaaaatatggTTTTTGGCAACTGAAATGAATTGCATGCAACATTTGACGAGTTTCTGCAATTACATGCAACTCCATTCAACTAGTTGCATATCTGTTTGATTTTGGCTGCAAAAGAATTCCGAAGATAGTAAAATTgcaaaaaatttagaaaatttagtatttttgataatttctctttatttttttttatcaaaatttgacttatttgatcaataaaaaaaaatgaatacAGAAAATGGGAATGAGCAACTACAATACCTAGTGCAAGTTTGGCTCATCATTCTTGGGGCTCATTTGAGTCCAAAGCCCATTATACTATTTGCTTAGCTGTTTGACAGATTAACTAATCGATCATATAGAATCCATTTTGAGTCATAAATGGAATGTTAGAAATCCTAACATTTCCTTTCCattcttcattttcattttatcACAACTCATGATTTATTCTGTCTCCTAATTTCttctttttaaatttatattagtttaaaacttgtatgatatattaaatatttttataaaattaatttgatGAAATTTTTTGGATATGAAATTTGtacatttaaaattttaaatgatagTTAGGTATCTTTGATTTTAATATTATTTCAAAACTCATTCCAATCGTATAATTTTATTACTTGTTTTTAGATTTTAGattttagatttttattttttatattcatgtattaaaattattaaattatgtaatttgtaatttatattttattatctttttaaaaattataacTTTTAAGTTACAATTTACCAAAGACATTATAAACTTATAAATAACTTATACAtgaaattatccaaacacttaaataacttataagttatcaTGTTCATATCTTTCTAACTTTAAGTCACAAGTTACATTTTTTAAGAAATTTCAAACGGGCCCTTATTTATCTACTCACCTTTTCTTCCACGTAGGTGAAGAATCAGTTTAATATAGTTATTCTATCAGCCCTTATTTATCTACTCACCTTTTCTTCCACGTAGGTGAAGAATCAGTTTAATATAGTTATTCTGTGATAGAATAACTATACTCCTAGTCCCTCCGTTGAATTTGAATCGTACTCCTATCGTCCTATTCAATTTTTTAGGGGAGGGAAACTCGATAAGCactttaaattttttataaaatatagttacctaattttttaaattttatttttttaaattaaaatataatatattatttccATAAGTTGAATATTTTTGGGTACAGGACCTCCATCATTTCTCAT
Encoded here:
- the LOC141667282 gene encoding uncharacterized protein LOC141667282; translation: MPSSAPGYQDWKSDPLFSAAEVVQDSADRMESVYRVLLHEQSLVQETRNPDHRLLASLNNHKCQLATSLETVKWQLEDFEREVAMAAATLEKSQRKQIAISRHKQFIAAIVAQITQVCNSLSDTSSLRNQWVDLDEQDRDGFAMFLSGGKSVQNVPHHNVEDRSVMTMFLDPSSSSSFNNEIVEQKPGEYISLDMSAFEQSDNLMLRNAASKHTVQIGSEVSEQDEKENWVQEAKYVNDKSHPYRNKLGVLYSKINPLGSFKNLLSAYGTRGYKSFTKKWEDAEELGHSSNDISHATQRQSILLRFSIAWSSVQRLWLELFAGVIGHSQ